The following is a genomic window from Chanos chanos chromosome 1, fChaCha1.1, whole genome shotgun sequence.
AGGGGTTCCTGGAGGGCCCGATGTTCAACTGTGCAGGTGTAGATGTCCCCCTTCTCTGGAGTGAAGCTCAGTGTGGAGAATGCATTGAAGGTGCCATCTTCATTGAATCGAAACTGACTAATGGTCACACCTTCTGTCACATCCTCATTGTTCTTTGTCCACTTTACTCTGAGCTCAGGAGGAAAGAACCCAGTCACATGACAGATTAATGTGTTCATCACGCCGGGTGTCACATAATCACTTGGGTATATGGAGCTACGGGGAGGATCTAGGAGAACAATCGTTTGTTTCATCAGGCACTTAGTTTAAGAAATTGTAATGTATAGATAACGTCTAGATAcatttggtttttaaatatGCTTGTCAGCACAATTTCAACCTCAACTTGTTAGGCTTTTCTTTAAAAttgtttgcttctttgttttaaactgcATATATGCGGTACAATGTGCTCAGGTCTCACCTTTTGCCTCTGGTGGGCTGTTGTAAGTCTTTTTATGAAGTTTCAAGTTGACTTgacaggttttttgtttttgcaccgCTGACTCATAAGTTCCATCTTCATAAGTAGAAGGATCTGCAAAGTCAGGCAGtgtcatcaccattttgttttctgtgaagcTGGCATGAGCTATTTCCTCACCGTCAAGTTCATATAGATCCTCTACATGTTTTTCTTCCAAACATGCATTCATTTCTATGTCAACATGTTTGactgaaagagataaaaaaaaaaagacactcacaTTACAGAATGAATATTACTTTCTTGAAATAtccatttgaatgttttgaacTTTGCCTCTTTTAGCTGATTATTGCCATTTCatttgctcccccccccctttttttacaACATTATAATACCTTATAATATGCAGTCA
Proteins encoded in this region:
- the LOC115805105 gene encoding H-2 class II histocompatibility antigen, A-K alpha chain-like, which gives rise to MNACLEEKHVEDLYELDGEEIAHASFTENKMVMTLPDFADPSTYEDGTYESAVQKQKTCQVNLKLHKKTYNSPPEAKDPPRSSIYPSDYVTPGVMNTLICHVTGFFPPELRVKWTKNNEDVTEGVTISQFRFNEDGTFNAFSTLSFTPEKGDIYTCTVEHRALQEPLKKEWDADDEITVPSIGPSVFCGVGLTVGLLGVAVGTFFLVKGNNCN